One part of the Thermococcus radiotolerans genome encodes these proteins:
- a CDS encoding 50S ribosomal protein L10, with protein MAHVAEWKKKEVEELANIIKSYPVIALVDVANVPAYPLSKMREKLRGKALLRVSRNTLIELAIKRAAQELNNPDLEKLIDHIQGGAGILATEMNPFKLYKLLEESKTPAPAKPGVAVPKDVVIPAGPTSISPGPLVGEMQALGIPARIEKGKVSIQKDYTVLKAGEVITDQLARILNALGIEPLEVGLNLLAAYEDGIVYTPEVLAIDESEYITLLQQAYMHAFNLSVNTAYPTSQTIEAIIQKAFLGAKNVAVEAGYVTPETVEDIFGRALRAVLLIAQELPEDLLDEKTKELLNQQAQIAVAAQPQEEKVEEAEEEEEEEEEASEEDALAGLGALFG; from the coding sequence ATGGCCCACGTAGCCGAGTGGAAGAAGAAGGAAGTTGAAGAGCTCGCCAACATCATCAAGAGCTACCCAGTGATAGCGCTCGTTGACGTCGCCAACGTCCCGGCTTACCCGCTCAGCAAGATGCGTGAGAAGCTCAGGGGCAAGGCGCTCCTCAGGGTCAGCAGGAACACCCTCATAGAGCTCGCCATAAAGAGGGCCGCCCAGGAGCTCAACAACCCGGACCTCGAGAAGCTCATCGACCACATCCAGGGCGGAGCAGGAATCCTCGCCACCGAGATGAACCCGTTCAAGCTCTACAAGCTCCTTGAGGAGAGCAAGACCCCGGCCCCGGCGAAGCCAGGCGTTGCAGTTCCCAAGGACGTCGTGATTCCAGCCGGTCCGACCTCAATCTCACCGGGTCCGCTCGTCGGTGAGATGCAGGCTCTTGGCATACCCGCGAGAATCGAGAAGGGTAAGGTCAGCATCCAGAAGGACTACACCGTCCTCAAGGCCGGTGAAGTCATCACCGACCAGCTCGCGAGAATCCTCAACGCGCTCGGAATCGAGCCGCTCGAGGTCGGTCTCAACCTGCTCGCGGCCTACGAGGACGGAATCGTCTACACTCCAGAAGTCCTAGCGATCGACGAGAGCGAGTACATCACCCTGCTCCAGCAGGCCTACATGCACGCGTTCAACCTGTCAGTCAACACAGCCTACCCGACCAGCCAGACCATCGAGGCAATCATCCAGAAGGCCTTCCTCGGCGCGAAGAACGTCGCTGTGGAGGCTGGCTACGTCACCCCAGAGACCGTCGAGGACATCTTTGGCAGGGCTCTGCGTGCAGTCCTGCTCATAGCCCAGGAGCTGCCTGAGGACCTGCTCGACGAGAAGACCAAAGAGCTTTTAAACCAACAGGCACAAATAGCCGTTGCCGCTCAGCCTCAAGAGGAGAAGGTTGAGGAGGCTGAGGAAGAAGAGGAGGAAGAAGAGGAAGCCTCCGAGGAGGACGCGCTCGCGGGACTGGGCGCGCTCTTCGGCTGA
- the rpl12p gene encoding 50S ribosomal protein P1: MEYVYAALLLHAAGKEITEENLKAILEAAGVSPDEARIKALVAALEGVNIDEVIEKAAMPVAAPVAVAAAPAAEAPAEAAAEEEEEEEEEASEEEALAGLGALFG, from the coding sequence ATGGAGTACGTGTATGCCGCTCTGCTGCTCCACGCCGCTGGTAAGGAGATAACCGAGGAGAACCTCAAGGCCATCCTTGAGGCCGCTGGTGTCAGCCCGGACGAGGCCAGGATAAAGGCCCTCGTTGCCGCCCTTGAGGGCGTTAACATCGACGAGGTCATCGAGAAGGCCGCCATGCCGGTTGCCGCCCCGGTTGCCGTTGCCGCTGCTCCGGCTGCCGAGGCTCCGGCTGAGGCCGCCGCTGAGGAAGAGGAGGAAGAGGAAGAGGAGGCCAGCGAGGAGGAGGCCCTCGCTGGACTCGGCGCCCTCTTCGGCTGA
- the dcd gene encoding dCTP deaminase has translation MMLPDWKIRKEILIEPFNEKSLQPAGYDLRVGREAHINGELIDVEKAGKVVIPPKTYSLILTLERVRLPDDVMGDMKLRSSLAREGLLGSFAWVDPGWDGNLTLGIYNASDEAVELAYGERFVQIAFIRLEGPAKNPYRGNYQGSQHLALSKRNSK, from the coding sequence ATGATGCTCCCGGACTGGAAAATCAGGAAGGAAATTCTAATCGAGCCCTTCAACGAGAAGTCCCTCCAGCCGGCAGGCTACGACCTGCGCGTTGGGAGGGAGGCACACATAAACGGAGAACTGATCGACGTTGAAAAGGCCGGAAAAGTTGTGATTCCCCCCAAGACCTACTCCCTCATCCTGACCCTCGAGCGTGTTAGGCTCCCGGACGATGTCATGGGGGACATGAAGCTCAGGAGCAGCCTCGCAAGGGAAGGCCTCCTCGGCTCGTTCGCATGGGTTGACCCGGGCTGGGATGGCAACCTCACCCTCGGAATCTACAACGCCTCGGATGAAGCGGTTGAACTCGCCTACGGAGAGCGCTTCGTACAGATAGCATTCATCAGACTGGAAGGGCCAGCGAAAAACCCGTACCGGGGAAACTATCAGGGGAGCCAGCATCTCGCGCTTTCAAAGAGAAACTCGAAATAA
- the hpkA gene encoding archaeal histone HpkA, translating to MAELPIAPIDRLIRKAGAERVSEEAAKILAEYLEEYAIEVGKKSVQFARHAGRKTVKAEDIKLAIKA from the coding sequence ATGGCTGAGTTGCCGATTGCCCCGATTGACAGGCTTATAAGGAAGGCCGGTGCCGAGAGGGTCAGCGAGGAGGCTGCCAAGATCCTCGCCGAGTACCTCGAGGAGTACGCAATTGAGGTCGGCAAGAAGTCCGTCCAGTTCGCCAGGCACGCCGGCAGAAAGACCGTCAAGGCGGAGGACATCAAGCTTGCCATCAAGGCCTGA
- a CDS encoding TIGR04013 family B12-binding domain/radical SAM domain-containing protein has product MPEIAVRMTKRNHNAFVHLLGALESQGFDLSELLITKDFREILRARPKVVLYSFFTEEIWENLPQEIRLLKDMGTLLVAGGYHAIAMPKHTLNQLGFDIAVIGEGEEVLYSLLSALKNSGYRVTKELLNIRGLAFYLNGEFVFTGFAKVEDFWRFPPYPESVRLISPIEITRGCPFGCYYCQTPYIKGLRMRHRPIDQIVKYSRRMKDMRYITPNAFAYGSPGAILKLNKLEALLRALQPLRKEGRRLYYGTFPSEVRPEFVLPETLELLIDYADNRRLAIGAQSGDDAMLKAMHRVHRVEHVKQAVEYMLEYGFEPIVDFIVGLPNETEESQRKSIDLMRWIIARGGKVRAHYFMPLPGTPWARCRPSPLSDEMKKFLGRMAAKGKIEGSWGMQIELSRKLRKLMDEFYEEPMSHTVPVRNVC; this is encoded by the coding sequence ATGCCCGAGATAGCCGTCCGAATGACCAAGCGCAACCACAACGCCTTCGTCCATCTCCTCGGCGCCCTGGAGAGCCAGGGCTTTGACCTGAGCGAGCTCTTGATAACCAAGGACTTCCGGGAGATACTCCGGGCGAGGCCAAAGGTGGTTCTGTACTCCTTCTTCACGGAGGAGATATGGGAAAACCTGCCCCAAGAGATCCGCCTCCTGAAAGACATGGGAACCCTTCTCGTCGCGGGCGGTTACCACGCGATAGCGATGCCGAAGCACACCCTCAATCAACTCGGCTTTGACATCGCGGTTATTGGTGAAGGCGAGGAGGTTCTCTACAGTCTCCTGAGCGCCCTTAAAAACAGTGGATATCGGGTCACGAAGGAGCTTCTGAACATCAGGGGGCTGGCCTTCTACCTCAACGGCGAGTTCGTCTTTACGGGCTTCGCCAAGGTTGAGGACTTCTGGCGCTTTCCACCCTATCCCGAGAGCGTTCGCTTGATATCCCCCATCGAGATAACGAGGGGCTGTCCCTTCGGCTGCTACTACTGTCAGACACCCTATATCAAGGGGCTGAGGATGCGACACAGGCCGATAGACCAGATAGTCAAGTACTCCCGCAGGATGAAGGACATGCGCTACATAACGCCGAACGCCTTCGCCTACGGCTCTCCAGGGGCGATTCTAAAGCTCAACAAGCTCGAGGCCCTCCTTAGGGCACTCCAGCCCCTTCGGAAAGAGGGCAGAAGGCTCTACTACGGCACGTTCCCGAGTGAGGTTAGGCCCGAGTTCGTCCTTCCAGAGACGCTGGAGCTCCTTATCGACTACGCCGACAACAGAAGGCTGGCGATAGGTGCCCAGAGCGGCGACGATGCAATGCTAAAAGCTATGCACAGGGTTCACAGGGTGGAGCACGTTAAGCAGGCGGTCGAGTACATGCTCGAGTACGGCTTCGAGCCGATCGTTGACTTCATCGTCGGCCTTCCGAATGAAACGGAGGAGAGCCAGCGCAAGAGCATCGACCTGATGAGATGGATAATAGCTAGGGGCGGGAAGGTAAGGGCGCACTACTTCATGCCGCTCCCAGGGACGCCATGGGCACGCTGCAGACCGAGCCCACTGAGCGATGAGATGAAGAAGTTCCTCGGCAGGATGGCGGCTAAGGGGAAGATAGAGGGCTCTTGGGGGATGCAGATTGAACTCTCCAGAAAGCTCCGGAAACTCATGGACGAGTTCTACGAGGAGCCGATGAGCCACACGGTACCCGTTCGGAACGTCTGCTGA
- a CDS encoding toprim domain-containing protein, translating into MYAENYKRFLELIDKLREFEGALIVEGPRDEVALRNLGVRAEIIRLSRLPLTEVALIASSHKEVMILTDFDRKGEELARKLLRYLEGYPCRVDSETRRELKRIAKKDIKGIEDLYGLYLKVVSVSDPPLEGIR; encoded by the coding sequence ATGTACGCCGAAAACTATAAAAGATTCCTGGAGCTTATAGATAAACTGCGAGAGTTTGAGGGAGCCCTCATCGTGGAGGGCCCGCGAGACGAGGTGGCTCTGAGGAATCTGGGGGTCAGGGCGGAGATAATAAGGCTCTCCCGCCTGCCTTTAACGGAAGTTGCGCTCATCGCGTCATCACATAAAGAGGTCATGATACTTACGGACTTCGACAGAAAGGGCGAAGAACTCGCAAGGAAGCTCCTCCGGTATCTGGAGGGCTATCCCTGCAGGGTTGATTCAGAGACGCGCAGGGAGCTCAAGAGAATAGCAAAGAAGGACATCAAAGGGATCGAAGACCTCTATGGTCTCTACCTTAAGGTCGTCTCCGTTTCTGACCCCCCGCTGGAGGGGATTCGATGA
- the dnaG gene encoding DNA primase DnaG — protein MKRKKTVLHHILAEKQKFEKRKEGGGMSAKDEFGTTKYVIYAEFEANGIVERPDVVGAIFGQTEGLLGDDLDLRELQKTGRIGRIRVEVHTKAGKTYGTITVPSSLDRVETAILAAALETIDRVGPAEAKIKVLRIEDVRATKRKYIIERAKEILESLMEQEIPETQELTEEVKKAVRAKELIEYGPEKLPAGPHVPFSDSIIVVEGRADVLNLLKHGIKNAIAVEGTSVPETIIKLSKERIVTAFTDGDRGGELILKELLQVADVDYVARAPEGKEVEELTKKEIVKSLRSKVPAEQVITEIFYKGRNFYDVIKEKEKAKAKEEKRESKPPAQAVTPAQPQKVEERKPQPEPRREERIIKPIQQPKPSELEEFGQFIEKVKASKESMALLLDKDKNTVAEIPVRELTNQLKERKDVYAVVFNGVITQRLIDTVSESGVKYLVGARKYNVVRRPINLKIVTFAE, from the coding sequence ATGAAGAGGAAGAAGACAGTGCTTCACCACATTTTGGCTGAAAAGCAGAAGTTTGAAAAACGGAAAGAAGGTGGTGGTATGTCAGCCAAAGACGAGTTTGGAACCACAAAGTACGTAATATATGCGGAGTTTGAAGCGAACGGAATTGTTGAAAGGCCCGACGTCGTTGGTGCTATTTTTGGTCAAACTGAGGGCCTTCTGGGTGACGATCTCGATTTAAGGGAACTTCAGAAGACCGGAAGGATTGGAAGGATAAGGGTTGAGGTTCACACCAAGGCCGGAAAGACCTATGGAACGATAACGGTCCCATCGAGCCTTGACAGGGTCGAGACCGCTATCCTGGCGGCTGCTCTTGAAACCATCGACCGCGTTGGTCCGGCCGAGGCCAAGATAAAGGTTCTCCGCATCGAAGACGTCAGGGCAACCAAGAGGAAGTACATAATCGAGAGGGCCAAGGAGATACTCGAGAGCCTGATGGAGCAGGAGATACCGGAAACCCAGGAGCTTACCGAGGAGGTCAAGAAGGCCGTCCGTGCCAAGGAACTCATAGAGTACGGTCCCGAGAAGCTTCCCGCTGGACCCCACGTGCCGTTCTCAGACTCAATCATAGTCGTTGAGGGCAGGGCCGACGTGCTCAACCTGCTCAAGCACGGCATAAAGAACGCCATAGCCGTCGAGGGCACCTCCGTTCCGGAGACGATAATCAAGCTCAGCAAAGAGCGCATCGTTACCGCCTTCACCGACGGTGACCGCGGCGGCGAGCTCATCCTCAAGGAGCTCCTTCAGGTGGCGGATGTTGACTACGTGGCAAGGGCACCGGAGGGCAAGGAGGTCGAGGAGCTTACCAAGAAGGAGATAGTCAAGTCCCTCAGGAGCAAGGTTCCGGCCGAGCAGGTCATAACGGAGATATTCTACAAGGGCAGGAACTTCTACGACGTCATCAAGGAAAAGGAGAAGGCAAAGGCCAAGGAGGAGAAGAGGGAATCCAAGCCACCCGCCCAGGCGGTGACCCCAGCGCAACCGCAGAAAGTCGAGGAGAGGAAACCCCAGCCGGAGCCCAGGAGGGAGGAGCGCATAATAAAACCCATCCAGCAGCCGAAGCCGAGCGAGCTCGAGGAGTTCGGCCAGTTCATAGAGAAGGTCAAGGCCTCCAAGGAGTCCATGGCACTCCTCCTCGACAAGGACAAGAACACCGTTGCGGAGATACCGGTCAGGGAACTCACGAACCAGCTCAAGGAGCGCAAGGACGTCTACGCGGTGGTCTTCAACGGCGTCATAACCCAGAGGCTCATAGACACCGTGAGCGAGAGCGGTGTCAAGTACCTCGTGGGCGCGAGGAAGTACAACGTCGTCAGGCGCCCGATAAACCTCAAGATAGTTACCTTCGCGGAGTGA
- a CDS encoding glutamate--tRNA ligase yields the protein MNVEELILKYALINAYTHKGKANAKAVIGKVLGENPELRPKAKEVIPLVNEIVERVNGMSIEEQEAKLREIYPEFFEEKKAKKEEKKGLPPLPKAEKGKVVTRFAPNPDGAFHLGNARAAILSHEYARLYGGKFILRFDDTDPKVKRPEPKFYDWILEDLEWLGFKIDEIHIASDRLEIYYDYAERLIKGGKAYVCTCPPEKFRELRDKGIACPHREEPVEVQLERWRKMLNGEYKEGEAVVRIKTDLKHPNPAVRDWPALRIIDNADHPRVGDKYRVWPLYNFASAIDDYELGVTHIFRGQEHAENETRQRYIYDYFGWEYPVTVHHGRLSIEGVILSKSKTRKGIQEGKYLGWDDPRLGTIRALKRRGIRPEAIRQLIIEVGLKRSDTTISWDNLAAINRHIIEPIANRYFFVADPIPMYIEGAKEFTAEIPLHPDHPERGTRKLKFRPGEPVYVSRDDMELFKPGSFVRLKDLFNVEIIEAGEDGIRAKFHSVEYEVAREHRWRMVHWVTEGKPCEVLVPEGDELIVRKGLLESDAELKVDDIVQFERFGFVRIDEVGEKVVAIFAHK from the coding sequence ATGAACGTGGAGGAGCTTATACTGAAGTACGCGCTCATAAACGCTTACACCCACAAGGGAAAGGCGAATGCCAAGGCGGTGATAGGGAAGGTTCTTGGTGAGAACCCAGAGCTGAGGCCGAAGGCGAAAGAGGTAATCCCCCTCGTGAACGAAATCGTCGAGAGGGTCAACGGCATGAGCATCGAGGAGCAGGAGGCCAAGCTCAGGGAGATTTATCCCGAGTTCTTCGAGGAGAAGAAGGCCAAGAAGGAGGAGAAGAAAGGCCTCCCACCCCTGCCAAAGGCCGAGAAGGGGAAGGTCGTTACCCGCTTCGCCCCCAATCCGGATGGAGCCTTCCACCTCGGAAACGCGAGGGCCGCGATTCTGAGCCACGAGTACGCGAGGCTCTACGGCGGCAAGTTCATCCTTCGCTTTGACGACACCGACCCGAAGGTCAAGAGGCCCGAGCCCAAGTTCTACGACTGGATACTGGAGGACCTCGAATGGCTCGGCTTCAAGATAGACGAGATACACATCGCCAGCGACAGGCTGGAGATATACTACGACTACGCTGAGAGGCTCATAAAGGGCGGGAAAGCCTACGTCTGCACCTGCCCGCCTGAGAAGTTCCGCGAGCTTCGCGACAAGGGCATCGCCTGCCCTCACAGGGAGGAGCCGGTTGAGGTTCAGCTGGAGCGCTGGAGGAAGATGCTGAACGGCGAGTACAAGGAAGGCGAAGCCGTCGTCAGAATTAAGACCGACCTCAAGCACCCCAATCCCGCTGTGAGGGACTGGCCGGCGCTGAGGATAATAGACAACGCGGACCACCCACGCGTCGGTGACAAGTACCGCGTCTGGCCCCTCTACAACTTCGCCTCGGCCATAGACGACTACGAGCTCGGTGTCACACACATCTTCCGCGGTCAGGAGCACGCGGAGAACGAAACGAGGCAGCGCTACATCTACGACTATTTCGGCTGGGAGTACCCGGTTACCGTCCACCACGGAAGGCTCAGCATAGAGGGAGTGATCCTCAGCAAGTCCAAGACGAGGAAGGGAATCCAGGAAGGGAAGTATCTAGGCTGGGACGACCCCAGGCTCGGGACCATAAGGGCCCTCAAGAGGCGCGGCATAAGGCCGGAGGCAATAAGGCAGCTCATCATCGAGGTCGGTCTCAAGCGGAGCGACACGACGATAAGCTGGGACAACCTCGCGGCGATAAACAGGCACATCATCGAGCCGATAGCCAACAGGTACTTCTTCGTGGCCGATCCGATACCCATGTACATAGAGGGGGCCAAGGAGTTCACAGCGGAGATACCGCTCCACCCCGACCACCCGGAGAGGGGAACGAGAAAGCTCAAGTTCAGGCCGGGAGAGCCTGTCTACGTCTCAAGGGACGACATGGAGCTCTTCAAGCCGGGCAGCTTCGTCCGCCTGAAGGACCTCTTTAACGTTGAGATAATCGAGGCGGGCGAAGACGGGATCAGGGCGAAGTTCCACAGCGTCGAGTACGAGGTGGCCAGGGAGCACCGCTGGAGGATGGTCCACTGGGTCACCGAAGGAAAGCCCTGCGAGGTTCTCGTGCCGGAGGGAGACGAGCTGATAGTCAGAAAGGGCCTCCTGGAAAGCGACGCAGAGCTCAAGGTCGACGACATAGTCCAGTTCGAGCGCTTCGGCTTCGTCAGAATCGATGAAGTTGGAGAGAAGGTCGTGGCAATCTTCGCCCACAAGTGA
- the malP gene encoding maltodextrin phosphorylase: MVELDTCTQDVIREKLPHPLKDLAELAYNYWWSWNRRATKLWEYIDPELWMEHKNPVKLLLDVPQSRLRELLKDDDFMNLYDLVTEQFESYMNPQSTWFSTNYPKWDRPIVYLCMEYGISRSLPIYSGGLGILAGDHVKTASDLGLPFIAIGLLYKHGYFRQEIERDGRQREVFPEYRPGEMPIKPVLGKDGKPLLVEVPIGNGIVYARAFEVAVGRVKIYLLDTDVPENDADDRTICDYLYNAEIDKRIKQEILLGIGGMRLLKALGIEPGVVHLNEGHPAFANLQRIAWYMDEGLTFTEALSIVRGTTVFTTHTPVPAGHDRFPIEEVRKRLAKFLEGREELLELGREDNQLNMTLLAIRTSSYVNGVSQLHAEVSKRMWKDLWPDVPIDEIPIEGITNGIHTMTWVHNEMRKLFDRYLGKIWREHTNLEGLWYAVEMIPDEELWEAHLEAKRQFIEFLRRKVMRRNERLGTDDPLPDMDENALIIGFARRFATYKRATLLFTDLERLKRILNDPERPIYLVFGGKAHPMDEAGKEFLKRVYEVSQMPEFRGKIFVMENYDMGSARLMVAGVDVWLNTPRRPMEASGTSGMKAGLNGVLNASIYDGWWVEGYNGKNGWVVGEESTEPETEADDAKDAGALYDLLEREIIPTYYGNRERWIYMMKESIKSIAPRFSTHRMVKEYVGRFYAKAMSNHIWLTRENYRGTKEIAAWKDRVTASWDSVVIEDLRVREDRSGFDVTVYLDGLAPEDVRVELYYGVKAEGYHVEKPYIIELRHPKELGGNRWLYTYEGTALRHLGDPCWHYALRVYPHHEKLPHRFLLGLVKWRGFE, translated from the coding sequence ATGGTTGAACTTGACACCTGTACCCAGGATGTAATCAGGGAGAAGCTCCCGCATCCCCTGAAGGATTTGGCGGAGCTGGCGTACAACTACTGGTGGAGCTGGAACCGGCGTGCCACAAAGCTCTGGGAGTACATAGACCCGGAGCTCTGGATGGAACACAAGAACCCGGTCAAGCTCCTTCTCGACGTTCCCCAGAGCCGCCTTCGCGAGCTTCTCAAGGATGACGATTTTATGAACCTCTACGACCTGGTCACCGAGCAGTTTGAGAGCTACATGAACCCCCAGTCCACGTGGTTCTCCACCAACTACCCCAAGTGGGACAGGCCGATAGTGTACCTGTGCATGGAGTACGGGATAAGCAGGAGCCTGCCCATTTACTCCGGAGGGCTGGGCATATTGGCCGGAGACCACGTCAAGACAGCCAGCGACCTCGGTTTGCCGTTCATCGCGATTGGCCTTCTCTACAAGCACGGCTATTTCCGGCAGGAAATCGAGAGGGACGGCAGACAGAGGGAGGTCTTTCCGGAGTACAGGCCGGGTGAGATGCCGATTAAACCAGTTCTCGGCAAGGACGGAAAGCCCCTGCTGGTGGAGGTTCCGATAGGGAATGGAATCGTTTACGCGAGGGCCTTTGAGGTCGCGGTTGGCAGGGTGAAGATATACCTCCTCGACACTGACGTACCTGAGAACGACGCTGACGACAGAACGATATGCGACTACCTCTACAACGCGGAGATAGACAAGAGGATAAAGCAGGAGATACTCCTGGGAATCGGCGGCATGAGACTGCTTAAAGCCCTAGGGATAGAACCCGGCGTGGTTCACCTCAACGAGGGACATCCGGCCTTTGCAAACCTCCAGAGGATTGCCTGGTACATGGATGAGGGCCTCACCTTCACCGAGGCGCTCAGCATAGTAAGAGGGACGACGGTTTTCACCACCCACACCCCGGTGCCGGCCGGCCACGACAGGTTCCCGATAGAGGAAGTCAGAAAGAGGTTGGCAAAGTTCCTTGAGGGCAGGGAAGAGCTTTTGGAGCTCGGCAGGGAGGACAACCAGCTGAACATGACCCTCCTAGCCATAAGAACTTCGAGCTACGTTAACGGCGTGAGCCAGCTCCACGCGGAGGTCAGCAAGCGCATGTGGAAAGACCTCTGGCCCGACGTTCCCATAGACGAGATACCCATCGAGGGCATCACCAACGGAATCCACACCATGACCTGGGTTCACAACGAGATGAGGAAGCTCTTTGACCGCTACCTCGGCAAGATCTGGCGCGAGCACACCAACCTCGAAGGCCTCTGGTACGCCGTTGAGATGATTCCCGACGAGGAGCTCTGGGAGGCGCATCTCGAAGCCAAGAGGCAGTTCATAGAGTTCCTCAGGAGGAAGGTCATGAGGCGGAACGAGCGCCTTGGAACGGACGATCCTTTACCCGATATGGACGAGAACGCGCTCATAATCGGCTTTGCCAGGCGCTTCGCAACCTACAAGCGTGCAACCCTTCTGTTCACCGACCTTGAGAGGCTGAAGAGAATCCTCAACGACCCCGAAAGACCGATTTACCTAGTCTTCGGCGGAAAGGCCCATCCGATGGACGAGGCCGGAAAGGAGTTCCTCAAACGTGTTTATGAAGTCAGCCAGATGCCCGAGTTCAGGGGCAAGATATTCGTGATGGAGAACTACGACATGGGCAGCGCTAGGCTCATGGTGGCGGGAGTTGACGTCTGGCTCAACACGCCGCGCAGGCCGATGGAGGCGAGTGGAACCAGCGGCATGAAAGCTGGACTGAACGGCGTCCTCAACGCGAGCATCTACGACGGCTGGTGGGTCGAGGGCTACAACGGCAAAAACGGCTGGGTCGTTGGCGAGGAGAGCACGGAGCCGGAGACCGAGGCCGACGATGCCAAGGACGCCGGGGCACTCTACGACCTCCTGGAGAGGGAGATAATCCCGACCTACTACGGCAACAGGGAGAGATGGATATACATGATGAAGGAGAGCATCAAGAGCATAGCGCCGCGCTTCAGCACCCACCGGATGGTCAAGGAGTACGTCGGCAGGTTTTACGCGAAGGCCATGAGTAACCACATCTGGCTCACCCGTGAGAATTACAGGGGAACCAAGGAGATAGCCGCTTGGAAGGACCGCGTCACGGCGTCGTGGGACAGCGTGGTGATAGAGGACCTCCGGGTCAGAGAAGACAGAAGCGGCTTTGATGTCACCGTGTACCTCGACGGACTTGCGCCGGAGGATGTTAGGGTCGAACTCTACTACGGAGTCAAGGCTGAGGGCTACCACGTGGAGAAGCCATACATCATCGAGCTGAGGCACCCGAAGGAGCTCGGCGGGAACCGGTGGCTCTACACCTACGAGGGAACCGCCCTGAGGCACCTCGGTGACCCCTGCTGGCACTACGCGCTCCGCGTTTACCCGCACCATGAGAAATTGCCCCACAGGTTCCTGCTTGGACTGGTTAAGTGGAGGGGCTTCGAGTAG